The nucleotide window TACGCGATTTTTATCGGTTCACCCATCGGCTTAACACTTACGTTACATACCCTGAATTTCCTGATACTTCCTCTACTTATCCTCATTGGGCTGGCTTTCCACAAATTATATGTTGATAGCAAGAAGTGGCATGCAAATCGCTTTCTGACCGTTGGCGTAGTCACAGCCTTTCTGGCTGTGATTTTAGTGAATTGCTATAGCATATTTGCCTCGGTTTCTCTACAGGAGCGGTACATGGGGTATTTCTGGCTCTACCATGCACCAGAGCCTGCGGCGGCAGCGTTGATTGTTGCTAACACAGCTAACCAAAGTGTTGCTGGCGACGTTAAAGTTTCCTATCTGCTTAGTGGTTACTTTGGTGTAAAAGTCGATGTTTATGGTGGACTGAACTACCTCGATGGAAACGGTTCTACGCCTGAACTGTTGTTTGTTTATCCTGAAATGGTAACTAATGGTTATGTGGCCTATGGTGGAAACGTCTTGACTCTGCAGGAGAATTGGACCAGAAAACTGGTGACTCTCAATAATGCATACGCTAATGGTATGGTGAATCTATATGCAAAGTGAAAACAAAATTATCGAACTGGTTAATGTTTCTAAAATTTTTGGTTCAGCAACAGTGTTGAAGAATGTTAACTTAACTGTTAATCAGGGCGAATTTATTTCAATTCGTGGAAAATCAGGTGTTGGAAAAACCAGTCTCTTTAAACTAATGGGACTTCTAGAATTGCCCAGCGATGGCACGATTAGGCTGTTTGGAAAAAACATCAATGCACTTGGGGAGGATGAGAAGGCAAGTCTTCGATTACGACAGCTCGGTTTAGTTTTCCAGTTTTTCAACCTATTGCCTTCTTTGACTGTGGTTGAGAATGTTGAGTTGCCCATGGCACTGGCAGGCGTTAAGAAATCTGCGCGGCGTGAGAGAGTATTTGAGCTTTTGCGTTTCTTCGATTTGGTGGGTTTAGCTGAGCGTTTTCCTGAAAGTTTAAGTGGCGGGGAGAAGCAGCGTGTGGCTGTTATGCGTGCGCTGGTTAATCGACCACGGGTGCTTTTGGCTGATGAGCCCACGTCAAGTTTGGATGATGAAAACTCAACCTTGCTCTTGGGTTTGCTTGAAAAAATTTGTCGTGAGGAAAAAGTTGCTGTTGTCTTAACGACAACTGATTTGTATGAAAAACTCCCCATCCACAAGGATTACCTCTTAAAGGATTGCCAATTACTCAAGCTTACTTTTTGAAACCATTAGTTTAGTTTCAA belongs to Candidatus Bathyarchaeota archaeon and includes:
- a CDS encoding ABC transporter ATP-binding protein, whose protein sequence is MQSENKIIELVNVSKIFGSATVLKNVNLTVNQGEFISIRGKSGVGKTSLFKLMGLLELPSDGTIRLFGKNINALGEDEKASLRLRQLGLVFQFFNLLPSLTVVENVELPMALAGVKKSARRERVFELLRFFDLVGLAERFPESLSGGEKQRVAVMRALVNRPRVLLADEPTSSLDDENSTLLLGLLEKICREEKVAVVLTTTDLYEKLPIHKDYLLKDCQLLKLTF